In Polaribacter sp. Hel_I_88, the following proteins share a genomic window:
- a CDS encoding EamA family transporter, which translates to MIYLFFSILISTALFVIFKYFGIYKVDILKAIFINYIVAFSLGFTFAEREFSFSEIPSQPWFFGAVFLGALFVAIFFVMAMTAQKNGVSAASVAGKMSVVIPVFFGVFLYNESVTFLKIIGIIIALIAVYLASVKEDKVATKNAGLLFPILLFLGSGTIDTSIKYVEVMFVPKSDVSIFSGSLFGIAAIFSLSVLLIQAVKKREAFGFKNVIAGIALGIPNYFSIVFLIKALQTPEFESSTLFTINNVGIVILSTLVGILIFKEQFSIKNKIGVGLAILGIVIVALA; encoded by the coding sequence TTGATTTACCTATTTTTTAGCATTTTAATTTCAACAGCCTTATTTGTTATTTTTAAATATTTTGGCATTTACAAAGTTGATATTTTAAAAGCAATTTTTATCAACTATATTGTTGCTTTTTCATTGGGTTTTACTTTTGCAGAAAGAGAATTTTCATTTTCGGAAATCCCAAGTCAGCCTTGGTTTTTTGGCGCTGTTTTTTTAGGGGCTTTATTTGTAGCCATATTTTTTGTAATGGCAATGACAGCGCAAAAAAATGGTGTTTCAGCAGCGTCTGTTGCAGGAAAAATGTCTGTGGTAATTCCCGTTTTTTTTGGTGTATTTTTATATAATGAATCTGTAACTTTTTTAAAAATTATCGGAATTATTATTGCATTAATAGCTGTGTATTTAGCGTCTGTAAAAGAAGATAAAGTTGCTACGAAAAATGCAGGGTTGCTCTTCCCTATTTTACTTTTTTTAGGTTCAGGAACTATTGATACTAGCATAAAATATGTAGAAGTTATGTTTGTACCAAAAAGCGACGTTTCTATTTTTTCTGGAAGTTTGTTTGGAATTGCAGCCATATTTTCGCTTTCGGTATTATTAATACAAGCTGTTAAAAAAAGAGAAGCTTTTGGTTTTAAAAATGTAATTGCAGGGATTGCTTTAGGAATTCCGAATTATTTTTCGATTGTATTTTTAATAAAAGCATTGCAAACACCAGAATTTGAAAGTTCTACATTATTTACAATTAACAATGTTGGGATTGTAATTTTATCAACCTTGGTTGGAATTTTAATTTTTAAGGAACAATTTAGCATCAAAAATAAAATTGGAGTTGGGTTGGCTATTTTAGGAATTGTAATTGTAGCTTTAGCCTAA
- the prmC gene encoding peptide chain release factor N(5)-glutamine methyltransferase → MKLIDFKLHFKNSLSKIYPATEIDSFFFLLMETYLDLQRIDTVLKSDFEIDEQNLSTLQKALARLQNEEPIQYIIGKTEFYGLPFLVDENTLIPRPETEELVEWVLQEVESLKIEARSLELEVGSENPLSILDIGTGTGCIPISLSKNLPKAKISAIDVSVDALKIAKENAALNKVEVDFFEVDILQVEKLYQKFDIIISNPPYVRELEKIEIQNNVLQNEPHLALFVADDNPLIFYDKITDLAKNHLTKNGLLFFEINQYLGQETCSLLEAKGFKNIQLKKDLFGNDRMIKASL, encoded by the coding sequence ATGAAACTTATAGATTTTAAACTTCACTTTAAAAATTCACTTTCTAAAATTTATCCAGCTACAGAAATAGATTCTTTTTTCTTTTTGTTGATGGAAACTTATTTGGATTTACAAAGAATTGACACAGTTTTAAAATCCGATTTTGAGATTGATGAACAGAATTTATCAACCTTACAAAAAGCGTTAGCAAGATTGCAAAACGAAGAACCAATTCAATACATCATTGGTAAAACAGAGTTTTATGGTTTGCCTTTTTTGGTGGATGAAAATACCCTTATTCCAAGACCAGAAACTGAAGAGTTGGTGGAGTGGGTTTTGCAGGAAGTTGAGAGTTTGAAGATTGAAGCCAGAAGTTTGGAGTTGGAAGTTGGAAGTGAGAATCCTTTATCAATTTTAGATATTGGTACAGGAACTGGTTGTATTCCTATTTCTTTATCTAAAAATTTACCAAAGGCAAAAATTTCTGCTATAGATGTTTCTGTGGATGCTCTAAAAATTGCCAAAGAAAATGCTGCACTTAATAAAGTTGAAGTTGATTTTTTTGAAGTTGATATTTTACAAGTAGAAAAACTTTATCAAAAGTTCGATATTATTATTTCAAATCCACCTTATGTTAGAGAACTAGAAAAGATAGAAATTCAAAATAATGTTTTGCAAAATGAACCGCATTTGGCCTTGTTTGTTGCTGATGATAATCCGCTTATTTTTTATGATAAAATTACAGATTTGGCGAAAAATCATCTTACCAAAAACGGTTTGTTATTTTTTGAAATCAATCAATATTTAGGTCAAGAAACTTGTAGTTTATTGGAGGCTAAAGGCTTTAAAAACATCCAACTAAAAAAAGATTTATTTGGCAATGATCGAATGATAAAAGCGAGTTTGTAA
- a CDS encoding GNAT family N-acetyltransferase — protein MTSEDFIIREITSDDNSQIAIVIRDVIVEMGAPKVGTAYADAATDKMFETYQKEKAIYYVVEHNNKIVGGAGIAKLDNYEGNTCELQKMYFLPTIRGLGLGTKLITQCLEKAKDFGYDNCYIETLPYMEAAVKLYKRNGFVNLDKPMGNTSHFNCDVWMLKEIN, from the coding sequence ATGACAAGTGAAGATTTTATCATAAGAGAAATAACGAGCGACGATAATTCGCAAATTGCCATCGTTATTAGAGATGTAATTGTAGAAATGGGCGCACCAAAAGTAGGTACAGCCTATGCAGATGCTGCAACCGATAAAATGTTTGAAACCTATCAAAAAGAAAAAGCAATTTATTATGTGGTTGAACACAACAATAAAATTGTTGGTGGAGCAGGCATTGCTAAGTTAGATAATTATGAAGGCAATACGTGCGAATTGCAAAAAATGTACTTTCTACCAACCATTAGAGGGCTAGGTTTAGGAACAAAATTAATTACACAATGTTTAGAGAAAGCAAAAGATTTTGGATATGATAATTGTTATATAGAAACGTTGCCTTATATGGAAGCTGCTGTAAAATTATATAAAAGAAATGGTTTTGTAAATTTGGATAAACCCATGGGAAACACCAGTCATTTTAACTGCGATGTTTGGATGCTTAAAGAAATAAACTAA
- a CDS encoding YigZ family protein, translating to MENDRYKTILKPSEETLFKDRNSKFFGYAFPVLHEDDVKDCLEELKKKHHTARHFCYAYQIGIEEIKYRANDDGEPNNSAGMPIYGQIQSFEVTNILIVSVRYFGGTKLGVGGLINAYKTSAQLTLEASTIVEKTIDVYYQLNFEYDMMNKVMRIIKEKNITLETQKMELACEFVISIRKKEAENIFEIFDTLYKVDVKILD from the coding sequence ATGGAAAATGATCGTTATAAAACAATTTTAAAACCCTCTGAAGAAACACTCTTTAAAGACAGAAATAGTAAGTTTTTTGGCTACGCATTCCCTGTACTTCATGAAGATGATGTAAAAGATTGTTTAGAGGAATTAAAGAAAAAACACCATACAGCACGTCATTTTTGTTATGCATATCAAATTGGTATTGAAGAAATCAAATACAGAGCCAATGATGATGGAGAACCCAACAATTCTGCTGGAATGCCTATTTATGGACAAATTCAGTCTTTTGAAGTTACCAATATTTTAATTGTTTCTGTACGTTATTTTGGTGGCACAAAACTAGGAGTTGGTGGTTTGATAAATGCCTATAAAACGTCGGCTCAACTCACTTTAGAAGCTTCAACTATCGTAGAAAAAACCATTGATGTTTATTATCAACTCAACTTTGAGTATGATATGATGAACAAGGTTATGCGAATCATCAAAGAAAAAAACATAACGCTTGAAACTCAAAAAATGGAATTGGCTTGCGAGTTTGTAATTTCTATCAGAAAAAAAGAAGCCGAAAACATTTTTGAAATTTTTGACACCTTGTATAAGGTTGATGTAAAAATTTTGGATTGA
- the ribD gene encoding bifunctional diaminohydroxyphosphoribosylaminopyrimidine deaminase/5-amino-6-(5-phosphoribosylamino)uracil reductase RibD yields MIKHEIYIKRCLQIAKNGLGTTRPNPSVGAVIVVDNKIIGEGFTSNYGDHHAEVNAVNSVKNKALLKEATIYVTLEPCSHFGKTPPCADLLVKHQFKNVVIGTVDSNSLVAGKGIERLQNAGINVIVGVLEAECKKHHKRFFTVQDKKRPYIILKWAETKDGFVAPLSKDEKKPVWISNNNSQQLVHKLRAQEHAILVGTNTAIADNPKLNVRSWSGNNPLRIVLDKKLRIPKNANLFDGGVKTIILCMVESEKWEVGSENILFEAINFDKKIAEQICAVLQKHNIQSVIIEGGTQTLQTFVDANLWDEALVFIGDTYFEKGIKAPVLSAKIIATKNIKNDILKIYTND; encoded by the coding sequence ATTATTAAACACGAAATTTACATAAAACGCTGTTTACAAATTGCCAAAAACGGATTGGGCACAACAAGACCAAACCCAAGTGTTGGTGCTGTAATTGTTGTTGATAATAAAATTATTGGCGAAGGTTTTACCAGTAATTATGGTGATCATCATGCTGAAGTAAATGCTGTAAACTCCGTTAAAAATAAAGCACTTTTAAAAGAAGCAACCATTTATGTTACTCTAGAACCTTGTTCGCATTTTGGTAAAACGCCTCCTTGTGCAGATTTATTGGTAAAACATCAATTTAAAAATGTGGTTATTGGCACTGTAGATTCAAATAGTTTGGTTGCTGGTAAAGGAATTGAACGTTTACAAAATGCTGGAATTAATGTAATTGTTGGTGTTTTAGAAGCTGAATGTAAAAAACACCACAAACGTTTTTTTACAGTTCAAGATAAAAAACGACCTTATATTATTTTAAAATGGGCAGAAACTAAAGATGGTTTTGTTGCTCCTTTGAGTAAGGATGAAAAAAAACCAGTTTGGATTTCAAACAACAATTCACAACAATTAGTGCATAAATTAAGAGCGCAAGAACATGCAATTTTAGTAGGTACAAATACTGCAATTGCAGACAATCCTAAATTAAATGTAAGAAGTTGGTCAGGAAATAATCCTTTAAGAATTGTATTGGATAAAAAATTACGAATTCCTAAAAACGCAAATTTGTTTGATGGAGGTGTAAAGACCATCATTTTGTGTATGGTTGAAAGTGAGAAGTGGGAAGTTGGAAGTGAAAACATCCTATTTGAAGCAATTAATTTTGATAAAAAAATCGCTGAACAAATTTGCGCGGTATTACAAAAACATAACATTCAATCTGTAATTATTGAAGGTGGCACACAAACCTTGCAAACTTTTGTAGATGCTAATCTTTGGGATGAAGCCCTAGTTTTTATAGGTGATACTTATTTTGAAAAAGGAATCAAAGCACCTGTTTTATCAGCAAAAATAATAGCAACAAAAAATATAAAAAACGATATTTTAAAAATATATACAAATGATTAA
- a CDS encoding M23 family metallopeptidase, producing MKINIKIILVFLCFAACKQVQNLSDKFTKPSGKQVIESTFKDNDTLSKKFEDVYEQAKNNNLELVLPSVIYTKSDSLDFSILSYKIFLEKGERLKIETNIDSDSLQFASDIYSVLNDTLVSKNSIVSNEASLNHLNFEVFKTGYYKIVMFSEFTKKVDFNISVYTEPVFLFPVAGKGNKDIQSYWGAVRSGGKRKHEGIDIFAKRGTPVIASVDGFVATAKNSGLGGKQIWLKSGLFGKTLYYAHLDSITTSAGAYVKLGDTLGFVGNTGNAKGASPHLHFGIYNSSGAINPLAFVKKSYLPNSIEEKVFKNGITKLTKNELRIGSGVAYKKIETFTENTPITILGKIDNWFHIKYADNIEGFMHESLVAENI from the coding sequence ATGAAAATAAATATTAAAATTATTTTAGTATTCCTTTGTTTTGCTGCTTGCAAACAAGTTCAAAATTTATCTGATAAATTTACAAAACCTTCTGGAAAACAAGTTATAGAAAGTACTTTTAAAGATAATGACACTTTAAGTAAGAAATTCGAAGATGTTTACGAACAAGCCAAAAATAATAATTTAGAGTTAGTATTACCAAGCGTTATTTATACAAAATCAGATTCGTTAGATTTTTCAATTCTATCATATAAAATATTTTTAGAAAAAGGAGAACGATTAAAAATAGAAACAAATATCGATTCAGATTCTTTGCAATTTGCATCAGATATTTATAGTGTTTTAAATGATACTTTAGTTTCAAAAAATTCCATAGTTTCTAATGAAGCTTCCTTAAACCATCTTAATTTTGAAGTTTTTAAAACGGGCTATTACAAAATTGTAATGTTTTCAGAATTCACTAAAAAAGTCGATTTTAATATTAGCGTTTATACTGAACCTGTTTTTTTATTTCCTGTTGCTGGTAAAGGCAATAAAGATATTCAAAGTTATTGGGGAGCTGTAAGAAGTGGAGGAAAAAGAAAACATGAAGGCATTGATATTTTTGCCAAAAGAGGAACTCCAGTAATTGCTTCTGTAGATGGTTTTGTTGCGACTGCTAAAAATAGTGGTTTGGGTGGAAAGCAAATTTGGTTAAAAAGTGGTCTTTTTGGCAAAACCTTGTACTATGCACATTTAGATAGTATTACAACAAGTGCTGGTGCATATGTAAAACTGGGCGATACTCTAGGATTTGTAGGCAATACAGGAAATGCAAAAGGAGCAAGTCCGCATTTACATTTTGGAATTTATAATTCTTCTGGAGCTATAAATCCACTAGCTTTTGTGAAAAAATCGTATTTACCAAATAGTATAGAAGAAAAGGTTTTTAAAAACGGCATTACAAAATTGACTAAAAATGAATTAAGAATTGGTTCAGGAGTTGCGTATAAAAAGATAGAAACGTTTACTGAAAATACGCCAATAACAATTTTAGGAAAAATAGACAATTGGTTTCATATAAAATATGCTGATAATATTGAGGGTTTTATGCACGAAAGTTTGGTTGCAGAAAATATATAA
- a CDS encoding HAD-IA family hydrolase — protein sequence MIKNIIFDFGDIFINLDKEGTYKAMAALGVSKITDEMIEVYQNYEKGLMTTDKFLNFFHEKFRIPKEKLIDAWNAVLLDFPRERLGFLKKLADSKKYRLFLLSNTNDLHIKWVQDSLGDEFYNDFKSCFEQFYLSHEINFRKPDTEIYEYVLKENNLIAAETLFVDDLKVNTDSANTLGINTWNLMPEEDDVTELFIKNNFN from the coding sequence ATGATTAAAAACATCATCTTCGATTTTGGAGACATATTTATCAACCTAGACAAAGAAGGAACCTACAAAGCCATGGCTGCTTTAGGAGTTTCAAAAATTACAGACGAAATGATTGAAGTGTATCAAAACTATGAAAAAGGTTTGATGACTACTGATAAATTTCTGAACTTTTTTCATGAAAAATTCAGAATTCCTAAAGAGAAATTAATTGATGCTTGGAATGCTGTTTTGTTAGATTTTCCAAGAGAACGTTTAGGTTTTCTAAAAAAATTAGCAGACAGTAAAAAATATCGATTATTCTTATTAAGCAACACAAACGATTTGCACATTAAATGGGTACAAGATTCTTTGGGTGATGAATTTTATAACGATTTTAAAAGCTGTTTTGAGCAGTTTTATTTATCACATGAAATTAATTTTAGAAAACCTGATACAGAAATCTACGAGTATGTTTTAAAAGAAAATAATTTAATTGCAGCAGAAACTTTATTTGTAGATGATTTAAAAGTAAATACAGATTCAGCAAACACTTTAGGCATAAATACTTGGAATTTAATGCCAGAGGAAGATGATGTTACTGAATTATTTATTAAAAATAACTTCAATTGA
- the cls gene encoding cardiolipin synthase, whose protein sequence is MIYYILGVLHLILFGWAFYNILYFGVKPSKSLSWVLIAFFFPFIGVFAFILFGINRRKIKFFELKETKKRKTFIKESFKSENSSNVEILETIKQKKIATLIYETTHIGVEDKNDVVLLKNGKETFKAINEALKNAKKFIHLQYYMIENGEILSEIITILEQKIKENVEVRVIYDTIGSFELNKKTKQKLKDIGVELYPETPFKFGSFIFSLNFRNHRKIAIIDNEIGFTGGVNISDEYITDDDFLGVWQDTHLQIKGCAVNSIHKSFLKDFYYACNQDLTNDKKYITPCDTGGKTKLQIVSGGPDYEQSVVMQQYLSFINLAEKSISVLSPYFIPTFSILEAFKMAALSGVNVTLLLPKKSDSKVASYSMYSYFEDLLKAGVHIYLRDDFSHSKVVFIDDEIISVGSTNFDCRSFEHNYELNAILYDEKITLEVKEEFEERKHKAQKIEYKEFRKRSTKQKTLERLSRFFSPLL, encoded by the coding sequence ATGATATATTATATTTTAGGAGTTTTACATCTTATATTATTTGGTTGGGCATTTTATAATATCCTATATTTTGGTGTAAAACCTTCTAAATCTTTGAGCTGGGTTTTAATCGCTTTTTTCTTTCCTTTTATTGGCGTTTTTGCCTTTATTTTATTTGGAATTAATAGAAGGAAAATTAAGTTTTTTGAGTTGAAGGAAACTAAAAAACGAAAAACGTTTATAAAAGAATCTTTTAAATCTGAAAACAGTTCTAATGTTGAAATTTTAGAAACGATTAAACAAAAGAAAATAGCCACTTTAATTTATGAAACTACACACATTGGTGTAGAAGATAAAAATGATGTTGTTCTTTTAAAAAACGGAAAAGAAACTTTTAAGGCTATAAACGAAGCTTTAAAAAACGCCAAAAAATTTATTCATTTACAATATTATATGATTGAGAATGGCGAAATTTTGTCGGAAATTATAACTATTTTAGAACAGAAAATAAAGGAAAATGTAGAAGTTCGAGTTATTTATGATACCATTGGTAGCTTTGAATTGAATAAAAAAACCAAGCAAAAATTAAAAGATATTGGTGTGGAGTTGTACCCAGAAACTCCATTTAAATTCGGTAGTTTTATTTTTTCTTTAAACTTTAGAAATCATAGAAAAATTGCCATTATTGATAATGAAATTGGCTTTACAGGAGGCGTAAATATTTCTGATGAATATATTACAGATGATGATTTTTTAGGTGTTTGGCAAGACACGCATTTGCAAATAAAAGGGTGTGCAGTAAATAGTATTCATAAATCTTTTTTAAAGGATTTTTATTATGCCTGCAATCAAGATTTGACGAATGATAAAAAATATATAACACCTTGTGATACAGGAGGAAAAACAAAACTTCAAATAGTTTCTGGTGGGCCAGATTACGAACAATCTGTGGTTATGCAGCAATATTTGAGCTTTATAAATTTAGCAGAAAAAAGTATTTCCGTTTTAAGCCCTTATTTTATACCTACTTTTTCAATTTTAGAAGCGTTTAAAATGGCGGCTTTAAGTGGTGTAAATGTTACGCTTTTATTGCCAAAAAAGAGCGATTCTAAAGTGGCAAGTTATAGTATGTATTCTTATTTTGAAGATTTGCTAAAAGCAGGTGTACATATTTATTTGAGAGATGATTTTTCGCACAGTAAAGTTGTTTTTATTGATGATGAAATTATTTCTGTAGGTTCTACAAATTTCGATTGTAGAAGTTTTGAGCATAATTACGAACTGAATGCCATTCTTTATGACGAAAAAATAACTTTAGAAGTGAAGGAAGAATTTGAAGAACGCAAACACAAAGCACAAAAAATTGAGTACAAGGAATTCAGAAAGAGATCTACAAAACAAAAAACGTTAGAGCGTTTATCACGTTTTTTTAGTCCTTTATTGTAA
- a CDS encoding thioesterase family protein, with protein sequence MKKSSTKTRVRYSETDQMGVVYHGNYAQYFELGRTEWLRKLGVTYKDMENSGIMLPVISLSCKFIKSAIYDDILTINTFLIKKPMVKIEFDYTITNQNDELICSGNSVLAFMNMETQKPTRCPDYLLKSLGF encoded by the coding sequence TTGAAAAAATCATCAACAAAAACAAGAGTTCGTTATTCAGAAACCGATCAAATGGGAGTAGTTTATCATGGAAACTACGCACAATATTTTGAGCTTGGCAGAACTGAATGGCTAAGAAAATTAGGTGTTACTTACAAAGATATGGAAAATAGTGGGATTATGTTACCAGTAATTTCTTTAAGCTGTAAATTTATCAAATCCGCAATTTATGACGACATTTTAACAATAAACACGTTTTTAATTAAAAAACCAATGGTTAAAATTGAATTTGATTACACTATTACCAATCAAAACGATGAATTAATTTGTTCAGGAAATTCGGTGTTAGCTTTTATGAATATGGAAACTCAAAAACCTACAAGATGTCCAGATTATTTACTAAAAAGTTTAGGTTTTTAA